One Methanocaldococcus infernus ME DNA segment encodes these proteins:
- the pfdA gene encoding prefoldin subunit alpha: protein MNEKILALEMYSKQIEAIQKEIASVRVLKNEINKAIETLSNVKVDEETLIPVGPGVYLKAKVIDDKALLGVKSDIYIEKSLSESIEDLKKSYEELDNVEKEGLKRLNELSKVIAELKEELQKEAEKMEKEKKD, encoded by the coding sequence ATGAATGAGAAAATTTTAGCTTTAGAGATGTACTCTAAGCAGATTGAAGCTATACAGAAGGAGATAGCATCAGTAAGAGTATTGAAGAATGAAATAAATAAAGCTATTGAAACCTTAAGTAATGTGAAGGTTGATGAAGAAACCCTTATTCCAGTAGGGCCAGGAGTTTATTTAAAGGCTAAGGTTATTGATGACAAAGCTTTATTGGGAGTTAAGTCAGATATCTACATTGAAAAGTCTTTAAGTGAGAGTATTGAAGATTTAAAGAAGTCTTATGAAGAGCTTGACAATGTTGAGAAGGAAGGCTTAAAGAGGTTAAATGAGCTTTCTAAGGTTATAGCTGAGCTTAAAGAAGAACTCCAGAAAGAAGCTGAAAAGATGGAGAAGGAGAAGAAAGATTAA
- a CDS encoding monovalent cation/H+ antiporter subunit E, with translation MRLLSTLGYLIVFIKAISESWIDVVRRSITGEIDPKVVEIESKINNPNGLVLLAWSITATPGTLVIDLNTKERKLKVAVISPRERDDIVPFEPYIKKMFD, from the coding sequence ATGAGATTATTAAGTACTTTAGGCTATTTAATAGTTTTTATAAAAGCCATATCAGAATCTTGGATTGATGTTGTTAGAAGAAGTATAACTGGAGAGATTGATCCTAAGGTTGTTGAGATAGAGTCTAAAATAAATAACCCTAATGGCTTAGTGCTCTTAGCCTGGTCTATTACAGCAACCCCTGGAACCTTAGTTATAGACTTAAATACTAAAGAGAGAAAGCTTAAAGTTGCTGTCATCTCTCCAAGGGAAAGGGATGATATAGTTCCCTTTGAGCCTTATATAAAAAAGATGTTTGACTGA
- a CDS encoding bifunctional NADP phosphatase/NAD kinase yields MVMEALKIALEVVNEVHKKIKPLIGWEKAGETVKIGADGTPTKRIDVVAEETAIEVLEKYGGILVSEEVGTLNLGEGEYIYVLDPIDGTYNAIKDIPFYASSIAIGYRDAKTIDDLFLGVVKNLVTGDIYYGIKGEGSYLVKENGRKKKLEVNKKSELREISISAYGLSRESLELLKNIRVRLFGATALEMCFTVSGALDAYINLNKNARLVDIAGAYVICKEGNAVITDVNGKPLNMKMDVREKSTIVLANPILHRKFVSILGNKWILKPIAFGVVVKDNKEAIELAKKAINYLKSKNIPVYCDKFLKSIVNEKEIDKKKISHVIAIGGDGTILKAARIVNNEPIPILAINLGRVGFLADFSKEELFKAIDLVISGNYDVIKREKISCKVKRRRYNALNEVVIITKNPAKILEFSLYINNKKVEEIRADGLIISTPTGSTAYSLSAGGPIVDNSVSCFIITPICPFKLSSRPLVVGSQNKVEIELNSDKRALVVIDGSVEEEIKKGERVEIEKDGYSYFVKGKDFYEKLKEFTKMV; encoded by the coding sequence ATGGTTATGGAAGCTTTAAAGATAGCTTTAGAAGTTGTGAATGAAGTGCATAAAAAGATAAAGCCCTTAATAGGCTGGGAAAAGGCTGGAGAAACTGTTAAAATAGGGGCTGATGGCACTCCAACTAAGAGAATAGATGTTGTAGCTGAAGAAACAGCTATAGAGGTTTTAGAGAAATATGGAGGAATATTAGTTAGTGAAGAAGTTGGAACTCTAAATTTAGGGGAAGGGGAATATATTTATGTCTTGGATCCAATTGATGGAACCTACAATGCTATAAAGGATATTCCCTTCTATGCCTCTTCAATAGCTATAGGTTATAGAGACGCTAAAACCATAGATGATCTCTTCTTAGGAGTTGTAAAAAATTTAGTTACTGGAGACATTTACTATGGAATTAAGGGAGAGGGAAGTTACTTAGTAAAAGAAAATGGAAGGAAAAAGAAGTTAGAGGTTAATAAAAAAAGTGAGCTGAGGGAGATATCAATCTCTGCCTATGGGTTGAGTAGGGAGAGCTTAGAGCTATTGAAAAATATAAGGGTTAGATTATTTGGAGCTACAGCTTTGGAGATGTGTTTTACTGTCAGTGGAGCCTTAGATGCCTATATAAATTTAAATAAAAATGCAAGGCTTGTTGATATAGCTGGAGCTTATGTAATCTGTAAAGAGGGAAATGCTGTAATAACTGATGTTAATGGAAAGCCTTTAAACATGAAGATGGATGTTAGGGAGAAGAGTACTATAGTCTTAGCCAACCCTATCCTACATAGAAAGTTTGTTTCCATCTTAGGGAATAAGTGGATCTTAAAGCCTATAGCCTTTGGAGTTGTGGTTAAGGATAATAAAGAGGCTATAGAGTTGGCTAAGAAAGCTATTAACTATCTAAAGTCTAAAAATATTCCAGTCTATTGTGATAAATTTTTGAAGAGTATAGTTAATGAGAAGGAAATTGACAAAAAAAAGATTTCTCATGTTATAGCCATTGGAGGAGATGGGACAATATTAAAAGCTGCAAGGATTGTTAATAATGAACCTATCCCTATCTTAGCTATAAACTTAGGAAGGGTTGGGTTCTTAGCAGATTTTAGTAAAGAAGAGCTATTTAAAGCTATAGACTTGGTTATAAGTGGTAACTATGATGTGATAAAGAGAGAAAAGATTTCTTGCAAGGTTAAAAGAAGGAGATATAATGCCTTAAATGAAGTAGTTATCATAACTAAAAATCCTGCTAAGATCTTAGAGTTCTCCCTTTATATTAACAATAAGAAGGTTGAAGAGATTAGGGCTGATGGGTTAATTATCTCAACTCCAACAGGTTCAACAGCCTATTCCCTAAGTGCTGGAGGGCCTATAGTTGATAACTCAGTTAGCTGCTTTATCATAACTCCTATTTGTCCATTTAAATTATCTTCAAGGCCTTTAGTTGTAGGTAGCCAGAATAAGGTTGAGATTGAGTTAAATAGTGACAAGAGGGCTTTAGTGGTTATTGATGGAAGTGTTGAGGAAGAAATTAAAAAAGGAGAGAGAGTAGAGATAGAGAAAGATGGTTATAGTTACTTTGTTAAAGGTAAGGACTTCTATGAGAAGTTAAAAGAATTTACCAAGATGGTGTAA
- a CDS encoding 4Fe-4S binding protein, with protein MIITLLDKCRSLEKCENCPLLGKTSKCKEVCPTEAIFYINNKSFTCLTCGICAKVCPNKAIKKNKFGGYYVDRKRCNGCGICAENCPIKIIRIVERDGKKFPIGICCMCGLCIEACPFNARVSSYELMFKKKEGLVERYLKVLESLTKNKIFKIREIKLSERKRKSIKIDLDKCIGCLKCSYLCPRYTIMPRNVNYCTYCNLCKEVCPKDCIENGEVNEEKCVLCLRCVRVCPTNALKVENFKIKKVKESKKIKPVRYCINCSLCAEVCKSGALKLEDLLLYSPDLCWKCGACIEICPNEVRFIENDRVDGACSLCEVCINNCPVGAIKIEEISFKKIKDENCILCGTCFNVCPKEAIIIDRSNREIIFTDNCILCENCSIHCPRDIIPNTTGYKKVVDRENSFIRVDMDVCIKCGLCNKVCPNECIDYGVIDIKKCEFCGACYNICPTKAIYLYRKWKAL; from the coding sequence TTGCCCTTTGTTGGGAAAAACTTCTAAGTGTAAAGAGGTTTGCCCAACTGAAGCTATCTTTTACATAAACAATAAAAGCTTTACTTGTCTAACCTGTGGAATCTGTGCCAAGGTTTGCCCAAACAAGGCTATAAAGAAAAATAAATTTGGAGGCTACTATGTAGATAGGAAAAGGTGTAATGGCTGTGGAATCTGTGCTGAAAATTGCCCAATAAAGATTATAAGGATAGTGGAAAGAGATGGAAAAAAGTTCCCTATAGGTATTTGTTGTATGTGTGGCCTCTGTATAGAGGCTTGTCCTTTCAATGCAAGAGTTAGTTCCTATGAGCTAATGTTTAAAAAGAAAGAGGGGTTAGTTGAAAGATACTTAAAGGTTTTGGAGAGCTTAACAAAAAATAAGATCTTCAAAATTAGAGAGATAAAGCTCTCTGAGAGAAAGAGAAAGTCTATAAAAATTGACCTTGACAAGTGTATTGGCTGTCTAAAATGCTCTTATCTATGCCCAAGATACACAATTATGCCAAGGAATGTTAATTACTGTACTTATTGTAACCTCTGTAAAGAGGTTTGTCCAAAGGATTGTATAGAGAATGGAGAGGTTAATGAAGAGAAGTGTGTTCTCTGCTTAAGATGTGTTAGAGTTTGCCCAACCAATGCCTTGAAGGTTGAAAACTTTAAGATAAAGAAGGTTAAGGAGAGTAAGAAGATTAAGCCAGTTAGATACTGTATAAATTGCTCCCTCTGTGCTGAAGTTTGTAAGAGTGGAGCCTTAAAGTTGGAAGATCTTTTACTCTACTCCCCAGACCTCTGCTGGAAATGTGGAGCCTGTATAGAGATTTGTCCAAATGAAGTTAGATTTATAGAGAATGATAGGGTTGATGGAGCCTGCTCTCTCTGTGAGGTTTGTATAAATAATTGTCCAGTAGGAGCTATAAAAATTGAAGAAATTAGCTTTAAGAAAATAAAGGATGAAAATTGTATCCTATGTGGAACCTGCTTTAATGTTTGTCCTAAGGAAGCTATTATAATTGATAGGAGTAATAGAGAAATAATATTTACTGACAACTGTATCTTATGTGAAAATTGCTCTATTCATTGTCCAAGAGACATTATTCCAAATACAACAGGATACAAAAAAGTTGTTGATAGAGAGAATTCATTTATAAGGGTGGATATGGATGTCTGTATAAAGTGTGGCCTTTGTAATAAAGTGTGTCCTAATGAGTGTATAGACTATGGAGTTATTGACATAAAAAAATGTGAGTTTTGTGGAGCCTGCTATAATATATGCCCAACAAAAGCCATTTACCTATATAGAAAGTGGAAAGCTCTTTAA